The DNA sequence AGGGCTGGCGGCGATTGGAGTACAACCTATGCTCCTTCCCCATTCTATATGACTTCAAAGATGAAATCTCTTTACCTTGAAGGATATGATTATTGCGTATTTGATCTAACACAACATGACAAAGTTCAGATAAAGGTACTTTTGAATAACTATTGCATCTTGCACTCAGTCACCAtgccatttatatttttttatttggattcTTCAGAATTTTATTTAGACTGAATAATGTAGGAACTGCAAGGTTGGGATTGAGTTTGGGTCCAACACCTAACAAAGGGAGATCTATGTGTTTTTGTCTCATATTAGCGAGAATTAAGTTTAATATTAGCATTTACATAGAATTGCCAGATAAGCAAGTACAGGACGTTCTAAAATAGATAAGGAGCTAGCAAGAGCTCAGATAAAGCGATGCTTGGAATAGAGATAGGTGGGTACATAGCCTTTTTCCATTCATATCCTCTCTCATAGAGATTATCAGTATATCATAACTATACCAATGCTATGCTGGTACAAATGGTTGTGTTTTTTCCTTGGAGGACCCAATAGACGGAAATTGAATGATCTGAAGTTGGGGAGGAGCGTTGGTGCTTATACTCTTGGCTCAAAGGTGATCAAGACAAGATAAAAGTAGGTGAATATTTAAGGCTGGGActgattttattttagtttttattttttttaatcttagcAGTTTATGCAGAACCCCCTTTAACTTCCTTTGTTCAATCgttattttgtaattgtgaaTTTAGGATGCCTAATTTCCCTCCTAATGTTTGGGTGTTAGATTGGACTAGTACACATGGGAAGCTAAATACATAGTTGTGATTTTCTTTGAAGGATACAACCTTTTGGTTGTTTCTCCCCTTAGCCGTGTATAACTTGCAAGAAGTAAGTGAGAGGGTCAATCATTTGTGATTGGTTTAGCTCTTTGGAAAAGGGTGTTTAGGGAATGTAATGTGAGCTAGGACATAATAGCAAATTGTGTGACCTAATTGTATGAAGGATACTGTAAAGACCTGTATTTAAATTAGGCAAtacagtattttttttttttaattaaaaggaCACTCCAATCAGATTAGATTGTACACATCTCATAGCTCGCCATTCTTTTCTTATAATTTGAACCTAGCCCAAACGTCTGATCTCTTTCTGTGAAGTTTGATGACATCATACCCTGCTTCTCCTTATACTATCATCTTCCTCTTAGACAGTGACACCAGCTTGTCAAATTGACTACCCTTGAGCAAATTTTATCAGCATCTATATtcgtttcttctcttttttcattGCAAAATGGACTGCTCTCGCTTGCAGTTACCAACTTTTCCATACTTGTCCAAATTGTTCTTTCATCTTCTTATTATCTTCATGATTGTAGATGGTTTTGTTATTCTGTTCCTCTCTGTTTTTCTCTTGGTTCTGTTTGAGTAAAACTCTTGGTCGAATTTTATTACTACAAAGGTTCATGAGTTTTCAATGGGTGAGTTTCTTGAATGTTTTAGGGTCTTGGATTGCTAGTTCATATTGTTCGCTTGATCAATCTGAATCTATTTTTGTGCTGTACTTGGAAAATTCAGAGTTGAAACCTATTTAGAGGCGTGCAGGAAAAGATACAGATATGATTAGTTTTGAATTTCATTGTCATTCTTTTGACTTGTTTAAATCGGTCTTTCCATGTTTGTTTGAAATCTGGATCATATCATAGATATAGTAATGCGTAAGTGGTTTTGCTTGATGAAACAAGGATTTATGGAAGTTTGACGAGTCATATTATAGACTttataagtgtgtgtgtgtgtgtgtgtgtgtgtgtgtgtatattatcGCTTGAGAGAACACGAGTTGATAAATGAAAGAGAACACTAATAAATGTTAAGTAGATTGCATGCATATTCATGAGAACTAGAGAGTGAACATAACATACATGCGAACATATgcatttataaatattgttcGACAACTTCTTTTGTGTGTTACTTCTTTTAGTTTATTAATTGACCATggtcagaattttttttttcctaccgAGTGTAGGTTGTCTAGCAGGTCTTGAACGATAACTTAAAAGCACCAGAAGACCAGAACTAGATGTAATAAGAGTATTGTACTCTGTACCACTAGGATTAGATTCATGTCTTGTGGGACAGTCTGGTTCTGAACAACTTTTGAATCTTCTCTGTTTTAGGAATAGCTCATCTTTTACTGTTTTCTTAGATTGCAATGAAGCAGTTTGTTAATCCAGTCTTCTGTTCggtgtttcttttttctatggatctttttatttatttaccatttGCTGGTGTATCTAAGAGCTTTGTGGATGTCTTATCTTTTCATGTAATCAATAAAGTTCAGTTTcttatataaaataaaagagcCATATTTTTACTGGCTCAGCTCATACAGTATCTCAAACGTGCAGTTTTCCATTTTTGTGTATACTGGAGCTTGCAGATACATGGGAATTCAGTAGAGGGACGGATATTGCATGGAAACTCACCGACTGAGCTCATTGAATGTTTCACTGAAACCATTGGGAGACCTCCTAAACTTCCAGACTGGATTATTTCTGGAGCTGTTGTTGGCATGCAGGGTGGCACAAAATCTGTACGTCGTATTTGGAATGAGCTTAAGAGTTACAATGCTCCAGTTTCAGCATTCTGGTTGCAGGTATGTACGTCCCGTGCGCCAAAACAATCTACATTACATATGAACCGTTTTAcatgttttttggttttttatttgatCAAATCCAACAATATTTGCAATTCTTCATCTTCGCATAAGCTATTGAGCAATTTAAAACTGTAAGAAACTTAATTTCTAAttatttccaccaaattttgtcaaGTAAAATGTATGACTGGAAGTATGGTTTTTAACCCTCATACTTCTTTCACAGGATTGGGTGGGCCACAGAGAGACATTGGTTGGATCACAACTCTGGTGGAATTGGGAAGTAGATTCAACAAGGTATATGGGATGGCAACAACTAATTAAAGATCTTAGTGCTCAGCATATTAAAGTGATGACATACTGCAACCCATGTCTAGCTCCGGTATATATCCTCTTCTTCAATAACTAATTTCTGTATAAACTTTTTTAGTACAACTCCCACAATCACTCATTGTCACTAATCACTTTAAGATTCAAAAGGCGAACGGGCATGTGTGATCATCacgcttttcttttcttaaccAAGTGAAATGAATGACAATGTCTCTCATGGATCCAAAATCTGTGCTGATACTTATTTCAGTGTCATGAAAAGCCAAACAGAAAGAGAAACCTCTTTGAGGAAGCAAAGAAGTTGGACATATTAGTGAAAGACAAGCAAGGAGAACCTTACATGGTTCCAAATACTGCTTTTGATGTAGGAATGTTGGACTTGACACATCCAGATACTGGAAATTGGTTCAAGCAGATTCTTCAGGAAATGGTTGATGATGGAGTCAGAGGATGGATGGCTGATTTTGGTGAAGGCCTGCCTGTGGATGCCACCCTCTATTCAGGTTCGGAACCTCAACTTGATTCTTTAAAGGGTCCTCTCATGACCTTGGTCTTGAGTTCTGTTATGCCATGTGACAAAGTGTGAATTGGAATCTCATAGATtgaattattatttctttttacTTTAGTAGTGAACAAATATCCTGACGTACAAGGCAAGAAGACTAGGGTGTAGAAGATTTTCTATTAAAGAAAAAGGCAAGCATTGACATTTTGGATGCTCTCTTAAGCTTGAAATGTTATGTAATGGTTTTCCCTAGTCACTTCTTaactatgctttctctcacagcctCATAACAACAGTTCTAATAATGTTCAAACTGGCAAGTTCACCTTTATGCcaacaaaaaacagaaattacTTCATCACTTGATATACCCTTCATTTGAAGTGTTCCATTTGTTTTGTAGTTTTGGTTATTGAATTGAATTCAATGTTTCATTAAGTCACTTAGCAGTTAGAACTATAAAATTATTTGTTCAGATTGACATTGCAGGCGAGTCTAAGTGTCTTATTTTGTATGTAAATGTTTCATTCAGTCTTTTGATAAGGATTTTAATTCATTGTTTCAGGCGAAGATCCTATTTCAGCCCACAACAAGTACCCAGAGCTATGGGCCCAAATAAATAGAGAGTTTGTGGAAGAATGGAAAGCTAACCGTGTGGGAAAGGAGAAAGAAGATCCACAAGAGGCGTTGGTCTTTTTCATGAGGGCTGGTTTCAGAGATAGCCCCAAATGGGGAATGCTATTTTGGGAAGGAGATCAGATGGTAAGTTGGCAGATTCATGACGGAATAAAGAGTGCTGTTGTTGGTCTACTCAGCAGTGGAATTTCAGGGTATGCTTTCAATCACAGTGATATTGGAGGGTACTGTGCTGTAAATTTACCTTTCATCAAGTATCGAAGAAGTGAAGAATTGCTTTTGCGATGGATGGAGCTAAATGCTTTCACCACTGTTTTCCGGACACATGAAGTAAGTTCAACATCTGCAATCTGAAATACATAGGCATCATCATCGTCATTGTCATCATCATCAATAATTATCAGTGGTAAAAATAAGTGGGAAAAGAAGTAGAATCTTGGAAGTCCTGAACAAAACCTTTTACTGAACATGTATATTTCATGATTGATATTGATTGAAGATAAAAACCACAACATGACCTAGATGCTTTAATCAAGAGAGAAGTACGTAGATCAGTTAATTTCAGAGCTGCAAAATCATCACCACATACTCTCAAGATAAAAACAAATATGCAATGCCAATAGAGAATAAAGGTTATGTCATTTTCATTTGATGTTTTCATACTCATTACCGCAAAAACATGTATGATCTTATCATCTGCTGATCTAACTATCTCTCTTCTGCAAATAGGGAAACAAACCATCTTGCAACAGTCAATTCTACTCAAATGAGAGAACTCTAGCTCATTTTGCACGATTTGCTAAAGTCTATATAGCTTGGAAGTTCTATAGGATCCAGCTTGTCGAGGTAATTCCTGAACATCTTGTATACAATTTTATTACGGCCTTTGAGATTTCCGTAGAAAATATGACAAACTTCTTCCCTACATTATAGGAAGCGACTCATAGAGGCCTGCCTGTATGCCGCCACTTATTTCTGCATTACCCTAATGATGAACATGTTCATAATTTGAGTTACCAGCAGTTCTTGATTGGTACTGAGATTCTGGTGGTGCCTGTCCTCGACAAAGGTATGAACAATGTGAAGGCTTATTTTCCAACTGGTAATGACTGTTGGCAACATGTATGGACTGGAAAGCAGTTTACTGAAGAGGGTTTTGAAACCATAGTAGAAGCTCAAATTGGTTACCCTGCTGTATTTGTTAAGACTGGTTCCGTTGTTGGAGAGACGTTTTTGAAAAACCTCAGAGATTTGAAAATTCTTTAAGGCAAAAATCTGGCCATTCAAATTATAAATAGTTTttagcctatatatatatttatttatttatataggGCGCTTCTAGTAAAGGATCCATTTTTTTGGGCATGTTTTAAGGGATTGCTTATGAgatcaacttttcgatcacatctTCACATCCTCACATCTCaactgttcaatttttaggACTTCCACTGTTAGATGGGTAATGAAGATTTTAAGACAGATTTAAATTAGAGAACATGTGCATATCCTGATTGGTAGATTCTAGTGTTGCTTGTCCTTGAGACCTTAACAAAGATATTAAAGATATTAATTATGTGAAGGCTTATTTTCCAGTAGGTAATAGTTGTTGGCAACATATATGGACCGGAAAGCAATTTACAAAAGAGGGTTTTGAAACCAAAGTAGAATCTCAAATTAGCTGCCTGTTGTATACGTTAAGACTTAGACATACGTTTTTGAAAACTGTTTAAGGCAAAAACCAAGCCATTCaaattaggattaatttcagtttacccccctgaggtttgggggtgtcatcatttcaccccctctacttttaattttgaatttttaccccctaaactttccaatttcaatcaaccgtgtccaatttctcctattccgtcTAAAGtcaacgttaactttgacttttgaggggtaaaatggtcttttcaagataaaaaaaatatattaaaaaataaaaaataattttttttctgtttttttttcttctgtttcttcgttttttttttttctttctatttcttcatttttttttgtcttcaacctatacaccaaaagttataatagatttataaaaacaaaaaaaatactctaggtggttgaaagtcgcttgctggtctacgatatttgtgatatatctccgataaagtgaagaattttaggatatatccccaataaagtgaagaaatatctgtaaaaaataattttacactttatctagaaataaatatctgtaaaaaatgattttacacactcgctggtctacgatatttgtgatatatctctgataaagtgaagaaatatctgtaaaaaataattttacactatctgtaaataaatatctgtaaaaaatgattttacacagatatttcttcactttattggggatatacagatatttacagaaaaattgtaaaatcatttttacagatattggttcattttattggggatatatcctaaattttttcactttattggagatatatcacaaatatcatagaccaaaaatgattttacacagatatttcttcactttattgggaatatacagatatttatttacagataaagtgtaaaataattttttacagatatttcttcactttattagggaatcctaaaattcttcactttatcagagatatatcacaaatatcatagaccagcgagtgtgtaaaattatttttttacagatatttatttctagataaagtgtaaaattattttttactgatatttcttcactttattggggatatatcctaaaattcttcactttatcggagatatatcacaaatatcgtagaccagcaagcggctttcaaccacctagaatattttttagtttttataaacctattataacttttggtgtataggttttagacaaaaaaaatgaagaaatagaaaaaaaaaaaaaaaaaaacagaaaaaaaaaagtaaaaaaaatattttatttattttttatatattttttatcttgaaaagaccattttacccctcaaaagtcaaagttaacgttgaCTTTGGACGGAAtaagagaaattggacacggttgattgaaattagaaagtttagggggtaaaaattaaaaattgaaagtagagggggtgaaatgatgacacccctaaacctcaggggggtaaactgaaattaatccttcaAATTATAAATAGCTTTTAGTGCTGAGTCATTCAAGTACGGAATTttttggggaaatgatcatttacctaatttcagcttaaaaattgctcacttgctccattaactgttttttaacctcatttacccaaaacactttaagggattatttccctaatacccaattaattctttttatttatttttgagacttttttgccctcttcttatttctcacttagagagagaagtcatcctccaccttgctgtgctccggtgaccagtggccggccgagATCTCCAGCGACCAGCAAcgggtgaccggaatccggtaaccgatgaccggaatccggcgaccggtcacAAGAATCCAAAATCCAGCTActggactggtgaccggattccggtgtctgattttattgccccctaataatgcccagtaatcatattattgccccccaataatcatattattgccccccaataatcatattattgtacCTGATTGATGACCGGATTCTGGCGTgtgattttattgccccctaataataccctgtaattatattattgccctccaatactcatattattgccccctaaatttttttctgttttcttttttctttccatcTGGACATTCTGCCCCAAtttttccaaaaccaaaaaaaaaatatttgattacGGTGAAACAAAATCGAAGAGCTCcattatactcatattattgccccccaaaaatcatattattgtcccctaaattttttttctgttttctttttcctttccttctggcCATTCTGCcccaattttaccaaaaaaaaaaaatgtttacggTGAAGCAAACCGAGcaaaaattgattccatgaGCTTCAGATCTCCACACTCTTCATCTCCACCAAGCAAACCAAGCTCCAGACCTCAGTCTCATCTTCACAACCTCATTGCCTTCGAGAACTTCCTCATCTTCCACGGTCGCGCTGGCAATGAGAACGCCGTCGACTGGCTCACCGCCACCGAGTGCCACTTCGCCTACCTCGACATCCCCTTCGCCGACTAAGTCAAGATTGCCCCCACTCGCTTGCTCGGCGACGCGAGCCCTTGGATGTGCTTGTACGAGTCTCGGTATCCGGCGAGTGCGCCATGGTCGTTTTTCAGGTATGAGTTTCTGCAGTTTTTCAGGCTGGAGACGCTCATCGCCGCCGTGTGTAATTTGGAGCAGAAGAGGTCGTTGAAGGAGTATGAGGTGGAGTTTCTGAGGCTGGCTGCCGGAGGTGGAGATCTCAGAGCCGTAGTTGAATATtacagcgagagagagagagagagagagagagagagagagagagtctgataggaggtgagagagagaagtttgtaatttattaattagattaggggtaaaaatgtcacttgcatttaaattgtgtaaatgggagtaaaaaactcttagtggagcaagtgggcaatttttaagttaaaattggataagtggtcacggcccaaATATTTTTTATTCCTTCTCTTTTTAAGGGATTGTTTGTGAGACTCATTTTTTTATCACATCTCTACATCTTGACTGTTTAATTTTTAGGCCTTCATTAGCTGATGACGTATGCAAATTTCAGCCATgcacaaattaaaataaagatatgtgtgtgtgtgaaaaaCCTCAGTCCTTCtctgctaaggaggtccttagatattaatatctaaGAATTTCCTTGAGatactcacttttcgatcgcatatctaCATATCGATCGCTCAGTTTTTTGGTATATATgaatagatcatctctgcaaattttcatccaaactgataatcattaagacattcaaaactgcgatttacaattatgaacatgaacggttcaggttggacatattcggttcgttcattgatttaatctagttggataccttaacgatcatcaatttggctgaaaatttgcagaagtgatctgtgcattaggacctaaaaattgaacggtcgagatgtagatatgcgatcgaaaagtgggtctatcATGGAAATCCaaggacctccttagcagaAAAAAGTTGCAGAAAACCCATCACCGTCTTGGCTGTGCTCTCATCATGGCTGTGTTATATTCCATCCATATCCCAATTCCATTCATTTAATATCCCTTTGGTGTCATTGAGATAAGAGATGTTGTTTCTATTCTATCTCTTTCTATTTCTAGATAtattcaccgttgtgtgacaatactttgctcaacagaatacctgtttccgttgtgtgaattctgcgcaggcatgtgcctgccATGACATGCGCGGGGATGTGTcgacacattcagacaacagaagaaggaattttccgttgtctgagattcataacacacaacatatataactcattctttgttgtctgagatatataacacacaacagatattactcattctttgttgtctgagattaataacacacaactgaagtgaaatgatctcccttgtctgttgattacacagacaacagagatgatttcatttctgttgtgtgttatgaatctcaaacaacagaactttgttttcttttgttgttggttgttagttcacacaaccaatatatttggttagctgtggtctgaatattgtaatcagattGGCTAATAGCCAattactgttgtaggagaagccttaattttAAACTCGTTTACAATCATACAatacattgttttgtattgtgttgtatgagaaCAATGCAAGGTGAAATCATACAAAATCAATGCTAGAGATTATTACCAATgaacaataattttatattaatgctaaaagtaacttagaTACTAAAAACAAACTCCAATCGATTCACTATATACAATTTTATAAGCATTTAAACATTTCATTGAACGAAGCCTTCCAATTTCATAAGCTATACAAGACTGTGTTCGATCCTCACCCACAAGCAATGTTGCAATACGAGCAATCCAATTTCCATCTTGTGCAGCATATGCTTGAGGATTCTGATGGAAAAGTTCATTATCTTGTGCAGCATTAGCTCTAGATTCATCTCCTACATGGAATCTTAGGCCTGAATCCACACCCAACTTGGATGCCAAGGACAGTTGCCTTTGCTGCTGTGTCAACATCATATTTctgcataaaaaaaatataaaaaaaagaggtGGAAGTGGTGGCCATGGAAGCAATAGAGGCACCAGCAAAGACGCATTGTGAAATCCTTAGAAGAAGCCCATTCAAAGTCCCAGGAAAatctttcattttttgtttctctAAAAAATCCAACAAAGTATCAGATTCTTAATTGGTTTCAAGACCTCATTTCCTTTAGTCCT is a window from the Rosa chinensis cultivar Old Blush chromosome 2, RchiOBHm-V2, whole genome shotgun sequence genome containing:
- the LOC112190433 gene encoding sulfoquinovosidase, which produces MSALKITKKHHKHLNNPFPSAPLSLPLIQGKLVFNSQTVPSPQRFDIGKDFELSWNTSNGGSLSISHRSQPRRAIWSTVPGQAFVSAAVAQTRVEESRGSFVVEDICVDLVCHHQTIQDIRVISHDSPSGFSGLDLEPDSPGTQFPIVLVTGWVFNTERRKKRFLKSGSPKFEGKGSSACAKYWVLFEQKCSHQIGFKVKLGQPNFEFPTKAATYKGFRTRLLGRFQKPRLRWSWSFTRPRGFVLLPSEAQQFKEFNRVCLTYSSEEKERFYGFGEQFSYMDFKGKRVPIFVQEQGIGRGDQPITFAANLVSYRAGGDWSTTYAPSPFYMTSKMKSLYLEGYDYCVFDLTQHDKVQIKIHGNSVEGRILHGNSPTELIECFTETIGRPPKLPDWIISGAVVGMQGGTKSVRRIWNELKSYNAPVSAFWLQDWVGHRETLVGSQLWWNWEVDSTRYMGWQQLIKDLSAQHIKVMTYCNPCLAPCHEKPNRKRNLFEEAKKLDILVKDKQGEPYMVPNTAFDVGMLDLTHPDTGNWFKQILQEMVDDGVRGWMADFGEGLPVDATLYSGEDPISAHNKYPELWAQINREFVEEWKANRVGKEKEDPQEALVFFMRAGFRDSPKWGMLFWEGDQMVSWQIHDGIKSAVVGLLSSGISGYAFNHSDIGGYCAVNLPFIKYRRSEELLLRWMELNAFTTVFRTHEGNKPSCNSQFYSNERTLAHFARFAKVYIAWKFYRIQLVEEATHRGLPVCRHLFLHYPNDEHVHNLSYQQFLIGTEILVVPVLDKGMNNVKAYFPTGNDCWQHVWTGKQFTEEGFETIVEAQIGYPAVFVKTGSVVGETFLKNLRDLKIL